Part of the Cyanobacteria bacterium QS_8_64_29 genome is shown below.
CCTGGGCGCGCGCTCGGATTGGCATGCTGGGCAATGAGCGCTATGATTGGCTGGCATTCGCGCCGCGGTGCTGCCCCGGTCCCGTCTGAGTCGTACTGATGCCATGACAGCCGTACCCAGATCCCAAGCATCGGGGTCCCAGAATGGCACCCAAGCAGGCCGGGACGCCCGCACCACACCCGTCAAAACGCTCAAAGCGCTGGTTGCCGAGCTCTATACCGAGCAGCACAAAACCCAGAACTTATTGAGTTCGCTGAGCTTTGCGCTGCGCAGCTTCAATAACCTCAACCAGTTTCTGGAGCTCATCCCGCTAATGGCAGCGCGAGTGGCGGATGCCGAGGGCAGCGCGCTGCTGCTCTACCACCAAGATGGGCAGCTGCACCTGGAGCAGATGCACTGCCAGGGCAAGGGCAATCGCAGCTGCCAGGACGTCCGGCAAGCCCTAGTGAGTGCCACCCGCCAGATCGCCATGCCCGTGCTGCAGGACGGGACGGCGGCAACACTGGAGGCGGATGGCAATACCGCTGCTGCTGGCAGTGAGACAAACGCAGCGCCGTTCGAGACTCAGGTGCGGCACTACTTGGGCACTGATGTGGCCCTATTTAGTACGCCGGTGCTGGTTCAGGGCGTCGAGCGCGGGCGCTTGTACGTTTTTAGCCGCGATGCTGATTACCAGTGGACGGCAGCCCGGCAGCAGCTCGTCCAGCTCGTGGCCGATCAAGCAGCCGTGGCGATCACCAACAACGATCTCACCGCCGAGGTCAGCCGCAAGGAGCGCCTGGATCGCGAGCTAGAGCTAGCTTCCGACATTCAATCCCACCTACTGCCGCGCGAACATCCGCCCATTGCGGGCGCGGACATCGCAGCCACTTGCGAAACGGCCGATCGCGTGGGGGGAGACTACTACGATTTTATTCCGGCTCACTACGACGGGCAGCACGCCTGTAGCCGCAACGAGCAGGGCGCCTCAGCCAGCACGCAACCGTGGGGCATCGTCATTGGCGATGTCATGGGCAAGGGCGTCCCAGCCGGGCTGATTGCCACCATGATGCGCGGCATGCTGCGGGTTGAGATTCCCAACCGCCACTCCCCGGCGCAAATTCTCGAGCATCTCAATTGCGCCATGTACGAGGACTTGGATAGCTCTTCCCGCTTTGTGACGCTGTTTTACTCCGAATACGACCCGCAGACCCAGACCCTGTCCTACAGCAATGCCGCTCACAATCCGCCGCTGCTGTGGCGCGCCGCAACCGGCGAGATTCAGACGCTCGATAGCGAGGGCGCCCTCATTGGCTTGGATGCCAGCTCACGCTACGAAGACGGCCAGGTCCAGCTTGCCCAGGGCGATACGGTCGTCTACTACACGGATGGCCTCACCGATGCGGTCGATCCCCAGGGCGAGCGCTTTGACGATACCAACCTGCAGTCGGCCGTCCGCCTAGCCTGCCAGCAGCACGCGAGCGCCCAAGCCATTTTGGATGCGATTTTCGAGCGCGTGTGGCGCTTCATTGGCAGCGGCAACCGCAACAGCGACGATATGACGGCCGTGGTCTTTAAAGTAGGACCGACCCCTTCCTAACGGCCGCGTCCGTGCCCGATCCGCTGGCTGGTTGCAGCCCTCCCGTTTGGCAACCTGAGGTTGGAGGAGCAGCAGTGGCAGCCGATCGCCCCTGGAGCGAGCGTTTTGAAGCCGCCCTCAATCCGGCCATCGCGCGCTTCAATGCCAGCATCGGCTTTGACCTTGAGCTGCTGCCCTACGACGTTGAAGCCTCCATCGCCCACGCGCGGATGCTGGCCCGCACCGGCATCGTGACCGAGGGCGAGGGCGAGCAGCTCGTTGCCGGCTTGCAGCAAATTCGCACCGAGTACGAGCGCGGCACCTTCCAGCCCAGCCCGGAAGCCGAGGACGTGCACTTTGCCATCGAGCGGCGGCTGATCGAGATCGCCGGCGAGGTGGGCAAAAAGCTCCACACCGCGCGATCGCGCAACGATCAAATCGCCACCGACCTGCGGCTGTACCTGCGCGATCGCATCGATCGCTTGCGCGAGCGGTTGCGCGAGTTCCAACAGGTACTGCTCGATCGCGCCGAGGCGCACGTCGAGACGCTCGTTCCGGGCTACACGCACCTGCAGCGGGCGCAGCCGCTGAGCCTGGCCCACCACTTGCTGGCCTACCTCCAGATGGCCCAGCGGGATCGGGAGCGCCTAAGCGAGGTGCGCCGGCGCACCAACCGCTCGCCGCTGGGCTCGGGCGCACTGGCCGGCACGACCTTCCCCATCGACCGCCATGATGCGGCCGAGCAGCTGGGGTTCGAGGGCATCTGCACCAACAGCTTGGATGGCGTCAGCGATCGCGACTTTGCCATCGAGTTCCTGCACGCCGCCAGCCTGATTGGCCTCCACCTGAGCCGCCTGAGCGAAGAGATCGTGCTCTGGGCATCGCAGGAGTTTGGCTTTGTGACCCTGACCGGGCGCTGCGCCACAGGCTCCAGCATCATGCCCCAAAAGAAAAACCCGGACGTGCCGGAGCTAGTGCGCGGCAAGAGCGGGCGCGTCTTCGGGCACCTGCAAGGCTTGCTGACGGTGATGAAAGGGCTCCCGCTGGCCTACAACAAGGACCTGCAAGAAGACAAAGAGCCCCTGTTCGATAGCGCCCGCACCGTCGAGGCTTGCCTGGAGGCCATGACCATCCTGCTGCGCGAGGGCATCGAATTTTGTCCCCAGCACTTGAGCGAGGCCGTGGCAGCCGATTTTGCCAATGCCACCGATGTGGCCGACTACCTTGCTGCGCGGGGCGTGCCCTTTCGCGAGGCCTACGCGCTGGTGGGTCAGCTGGTGCGGCAGTGCTTGAGCGAGGGCAAGCGGCTGCCGGATCTAACCCTGGCCGAGTGGCAGGCGCTGCACCCAGCTTTTGAGGCCGACATTTACGCGGCGATCGCGCCCGAGCAAGGCGTGGCCGCGCGCAACAGCGAGGGCGGTACTGGCTTCGAGCAGGTGCGGCAAGCGCTGGCCCAAGCGCGCGCGCAGCTGCAAAGCGAGTGATCCCTACTTTTGCCCGCAAAAACGGCAGTCGCGATCGGGTCGGCAGCGCGTTCGCTCTTGAGACGCTCTACAGCAGTCTAGACAACTGCATAACGGCGGGCGGCTGCGGCTATGGCAAAAGCGAGGCAGCAATCCCGCTATAGGAGGGAATAACCATGGCACTTAACAAGCCGCTAAAAGCACTGCTACTGGGCTCGGTCGCCGTCAGCTTGGCTGGGGCAGGTGCCGCACACGCAGGTCCGAATGCGCCTGATACTCAGTTCCCGAGCGAGACCTACACGCCAGGCTCGGGGAGCAGCATCAACACTGACTCCACTCGGGGCTCTGGCGAGCAATTCCCGAGCGATACTTACACGCCGGAGTCGGGAAGCAATGGTAACGGTGAGGGCAACTTCGGTGAGGACCGCCTCACGCCGGGATCGGGGGGCAACAACAACGCCGACTTCGAGAACCCCCACGACGTGGAGCGGCAAAACCAGGGGAGTCGTTCCTCTTCTGGGCCCTCTGATACCAATTTGAGCGGCGGATGCACGCTTGCCAAACAACATGACTCCCATATTAAGGTAGTTCCGGAGATCGGAATCTAGTGCACAAGCCACGAGAATTGGTATGACAACGCGGTCAATAACGGTGCACTTCCAATCGATGCATCCAATAACGCGGATCTCGGTTACAGGTTCTAATCTGGCCTGACGGACCGACGCGCTAAAGGGGCCTCCCAATAGCTGGCGATCTGCTGCCACTCGCGCTCGGTTAGCGGCTGCGTTGCCAGTGCAATGCCAAAGCAGTCGCGGGCAGCCGCCGCGAGCGCCGCGATCGCCGCCTCGACCGATGGCAGGGTCAGTCCTGGGGGCGGCTGATCGCGCTCGCCAAACAGGCGCTCGGCCAAGGCAGGATTGGGGGCCAAGCGCATGGCGCCGTGCTGCAGTAGGGCCTGCCCCTGGCGCAACTGGGCGCTGCCGATGAGCTTGTAGCCCTCGCGCGTAACCAAATCCGCCCCGGTAGCCGTCCCGAAGCAGTGGGAATCGCGCGCGTAGCGCCGCCCGGCCGTGCCGTAATGCAGCGGGATGCCCAGCGATCGCCACCCCGCAATTAAAAACTGGCAGAGCGCGGTATAGGCCTGCTGGCGCTGCGGCGGTAGGCCTGAGGTCACCACGGCATAGGTGAGATCGCCTTGGTGCAACACAGCGCGCCCGCCCGTGGGGCGGCGGACGATTTCCAACCCTGCCGTACGGGCCAGCTGGTGCCAGTGCTGGGGCCAGCGGCGCTGGTGGTAGCCTAGCGAGATGGCTGGCGGGCGCCAGGTATAGAAACGCAAGCTGGGGGGCTGCCAGCCCTGCTGGTGCTGCGCCAGCAGCCAGCGGTCGATCGCCATCTGGGTGGCCCCATCCGAGCTCAGCGGCGGAATCCAGCGCCAGACGGCTCCCCGGGCGCGCTCGATCGCCACTCAGGCTGTCCCAAACTCGGCCTGCAAGCACTCGTCGTTGTCGTCGGCCACTGTGGCAACCAGCGTAATGGCGCGCGAGATCTCGCCCGGCGTCAGCCCCGCATTGGTGCGGTTGACGGCCACGACCGCTTGCTGGTTGAAAATGCTAAAGCACGCTTCAAAGGTATCGCTCCAGTTGAGCTCGAGCAGCTGGCGCATCAGGCGGGCTTCGTCGCGAGCCGGTAGCGACAGCACTGGCGACCAGACTGTCAGCGTGTCATCATCACTCTCGCCGGTCAGCCGCACCAAGACCTCAACGCTGCCGTAGCGAAACTTCCAAAGGTAGGCTTCGCTGCCGTGATTGACCATGGCGCTGTTGTCTTGCTCTAGCGCCGCAATCACGGTCTCGATCTGCTCGCGATGGGAGGTTTGGGCCTCGGCTGAGGCCAGCTCCGCCGAGACCGAGGCCGCAGCGGGATCGTCGTCCTGGGCGGCGGGATCCGCGTTTGAGGCTGGGGCGCTCATGGCACGCTCCTATTTGGCCGAGTCGCTAGCGCCTCAAAGCCTAACATCGGCCCGATGCCGCGGCTGGCGCGGAGGGATACAAAAAAGCGCCACAACGCATTGTGGCGCTGCGATCGCCTGCCGGCCTGCGCGCCGCTAGACGTCGTAGTAGAGGGCGAACTCGTAGGGGTGGGGGCGCAGGCGCAGGGGATTGACTTCGTTGTCGAGCTTGTACTCGATCCAGTTGTCGATGAAGTCGTCAGTGAAGACGCCCGAGCGCGTCAAAAAGCCGCGATCCTGGCTCAGGCTCTCGAGGGCTGATTCCAATGAGGCGGGGGTGGAGGGAATCTTGTTGAGTTCCTCAGGACTGAGGTCGTAGATATCCACATCGAGCGGATCGCCGGGCTCGATTTCGTTTTTGATGCCGTCAATGCCAGCACACAGCATGGCAGCAAATGCTAGGTAAGGGTTGCAGGTGGCATCGGGGCAGCGGAACTCGAGCCGCTTGGCTTTGGGCTTGTCCCCGGTAATGGGAATGCGGATGGCCGCCGAGCGGTTCCCTTGCGAGTAAGCCAAGTTGACCGGCGCCTCAAAGCCTGGGACCAGCCGCTTGTAGGAGTTGGTCGTTGGGTTGGCAAAGGCCAGCAGCGCCGGCGCATGCTGCAGGATGCCGCCAATGTAGTGGCGGGCCGTTTTGCTGAGATTGGCATAGCCCCCTTCGCCCCAGAACAGCGGTTCGCCGTTTTTCCAGATGGACTGGTGGGTGTGCATGCCAGAGCCGTTGTCATTAAAGATGGGCTTGGGCATGAAAGTGGCCGTTTTGCCGTAACGCTTGGCGACGTTTTTGATGATGTATTTGTAGGTCATCAAATTGTCGGCCGTCTCCACCAGCGGGGCAAACTTAAAGCCCAGCTCGCCCTGGCCGCCGCTGGCGACTTCGTGGTGGTGCTTTTCCACAGGCACGCCGCACTCGGCCATGGTCAGCAGCATTTCGGTGCGGATGTCGTGCAGGCTGTCGGTAGGGGAGGTGGGGAAATAGCCTTCCTTGTAGCGCGGCTTGTAGCCCAGGTTGCCGCCTGCTTCTTCGCGCCCGGAGTTCCAGCGCCCTTCAATGCTGTCGACGCTGTAGAAGCATTCGTTTTCGCGCTGATCGAAGCGAACGTCATCGAAGATGAAAAACTCTGGCTCGGGGCCAAAGAAAGCGGCATCGCCAACGCCACTGTTTTGGAGGAACTCGACGGCTTGCTGGGCGATGGCACGCGGGTCGCGATCGTAATATTGGCCGGTGCGCGGCTCTTTAATGCTGCAGATCATGCTGAGCGTTTTCTCTTGCATGAACGGATCGATCCAAGCCGTTTTGGGATCGGGCACCATGGCCATATCCGATTCGTTGATATCTTTCCAGCCCCGAATGCTGGACCCATCGAATAGGATGCCGTCGGTAAACGAATCTTCCTCGAGCTGATCGTGATAGATCGTAAAGTGCTGCCAAATACCGGGCAGATCGATGAATTTGAGATCGATAATCTTGATACCTTCGTCCCGAATCATTTTCAGGACGTCTTGCGGCGTTTCGGGCATGGGTGGCTCCTTGCAGTCAGCTCGCTTGTACTGCGCCACATCCTATGGATAGGGCAATTCCACGTTTGTATCGCTTGTTACAGAACTATACATTCGGCAACCTGCGCCGCGCGAGTGCCATCAGGCGGCGCCGCTCGGCGGCACAGGGCCTCACTTGAAGGGCAAAGTTCGCGCCCGCCCAAGCGCCACGCGCAGCGGCTTTCCCTATAGGATCGGTGGCAGCAGTCGCAATACCAACGACATCCTGTAGCGAGGACCGACCCATGCGGGACGCAGTTACGAGCCTCATTTGGGACTACGACGTCACCGGCCGTTACTTCGATCAGGCTGCCATCGAGCGCCTCCAGGCTTACTTTCAATCCGGCACGGATCGCATTACGGCGGCATCGGCCATCAACGTGAATGCAGCCGAAATTGTCAAATCGGCTGCTTCCCAGCTGTTCGATGAGGTGCCCGAGCTCATCCGCCCCGGCGGCAACGCCTATACCACCCGCCGTTACTCGGCGTGCCTGCGGGATATGGACTACTACTTGCGCTATGCCAGCTACGCGCTAGTGGCCGGCGATCCCGACGTCCTCGACGAGCGCGTCCTCGAGGGGTTGCGCGAGACCTATAACTCGCTGGGCGTTCCCATTGCGCCCACCATCCAAGGCATCGACATCATGCGGCGTTCGGTCAAAGAGCGCGCCCAACAAGCCGGCGTGGAAAACACCTCCGTGGTGGACATGCCCTTCCAGCACCTGATCCGCACCCTGAGCGAAGAAGACGTCTGAGCGGGTCAGTCTCCAACCCTGGCGCAGGCACTCGCACCAGCCGGGAGCGAGAGCATGGCGAGCGTTCGGGTCCAGGGGCTGAGCTGCCGCTTTGAAGGAGCGGCCGCCGTCGAGGACATCACCTTCGAGGTGCCCGATGGCGAGCTGTGGGTGTTAGTAGGCCCCTCCGGTTGTGGCAAATCGACGATCCTACGCGCGATCGCGGGGCTGACGCCGATCGCTGCCGGCACGCTCGCCATCGGCGGCGAAGCGGTTAACGGCGTTCCGGCGCGGGCGCGCGATGTGGCCATGGTGTTCCAGAACTACGCGCTCTACCCGCACATGACAGTTGCCCAGAACCTGGGATTCGGCCTGCGCATGCGCGGCTGCGATCGCGCCACCCGGAACCGCCAGATCGATTGGGTCGCCCAGACGCTGGGCATCGGCCACCTGCTCCGGCGCAAGCCCGGCCAACTCTCGGGCGGCCAGCAGCAGCGCGTGGCGCTAGGCCGCGCGATCGCGCGGCGGCCGCGCGCCTTTTTGCTCGACGAGCCGCTCTCCAATCTGGACGCGCAGCTGCGCGATGAAACCCGCGCGGAACTCAAAACGCTGCACCGCCAGCTCGGTATTACCACCCTCTACGTCACCCACGACCAGCTTGAGGCCATGACGCTGGCGGATCGGCTGGTGGTCCTCGAGCGCGGTCGGATCCAGCAGCTCGGCACGCCCGAGGCCGTCTACGCGCGACCGGCCAATCGCACGGTGGCTGCCTTTTTGGGCAGCCCGCCCATGAATTTGCTGGCGGCCACCTACAGTCAGGGCAGCTTGCAGATCGGTGATCGCGGCATCCCGGTGC
Proteins encoded:
- a CDS encoding guanylate cyclase is translated as MTAVPRSQASGSQNGTQAGRDARTTPVKTLKALVAELYTEQHKTQNLLSSLSFALRSFNNLNQFLELIPLMAARVADAEGSALLLYHQDGQLHLEQMHCQGKGNRSCQDVRQALVSATRQIAMPVLQDGTAATLEADGNTAAAGSETNAAPFETQVRHYLGTDVALFSTPVLVQGVERGRLYVFSRDADYQWTAARQQLVQLVADQAAVAITNNDLTAEVSRKERLDRELELASDIQSHLLPREHPPIAGADIAATCETADRVGGDYYDFIPAHYDGQHACSRNEQGASASTQPWGIVIGDVMGKGVPAGLIATMMRGMLRVEIPNRHSPAQILEHLNCAMYEDLDSSSRFVTLFYSEYDPQTQTLSYSNAAHNPPLLWRAATGEIQTLDSEGALIGLDASSRYEDGQVQLAQGDTVVYYTDGLTDAVDPQGERFDDTNLQSAVRLACQQHASAQAILDAIFERVWRFIGSGNRNSDDMTAVVFKVGPTPS
- the argH gene encoding argininosuccinate lyase, translating into MAADRPWSERFEAALNPAIARFNASIGFDLELLPYDVEASIAHARMLARTGIVTEGEGEQLVAGLQQIRTEYERGTFQPSPEAEDVHFAIERRLIEIAGEVGKKLHTARSRNDQIATDLRLYLRDRIDRLRERLREFQQVLLDRAEAHVETLVPGYTHLQRAQPLSLAHHLLAYLQMAQRDRERLSEVRRRTNRSPLGSGALAGTTFPIDRHDAAEQLGFEGICTNSLDGVSDRDFAIEFLHAASLIGLHLSRLSEEIVLWASQEFGFVTLTGRCATGSSIMPQKKNPDVPELVRGKSGRVFGHLQGLLTVMKGLPLAYNKDLQEDKEPLFDSARTVEACLEAMTILLREGIEFCPQHLSEAVAADFANATDVADYLAARGVPFREAYALVGQLVRQCLSEGKRLPDLTLAEWQALHPAFEADIYAAIAPEQGVAARNSEGGTGFEQVRQALAQARAQLQSE
- a CDS encoding biotin--protein ligase produces the protein MAIDRWLLAQHQQGWQPPSLRFYTWRPPAISLGYHQRRWPQHWHQLARTAGLEIVRRPTGGRAVLHQGDLTYAVVTSGLPPQRQQAYTALCQFLIAGWRSLGIPLHYGTAGRRYARDSHCFGTATGADLVTREGYKLIGSAQLRQGQALLQHGAMRLAPNPALAERLFGERDQPPPGLTLPSVEAAIAALAAAARDCFGIALATQPLTEREWQQIASYWEAPLARRSVRPD
- a CDS encoding YbjN domain-containing protein; its protein translation is MSAPASNADPAAQDDDPAAASVSAELASAEAQTSHREQIETVIAALEQDNSAMVNHGSEAYLWKFRYGSVEVLVRLTGESDDDTLTVWSPVLSLPARDEARLMRQLLELNWSDTFEACFSIFNQQAVVAVNRTNAGLTPGEISRAITLVATVADDNDECLQAEFGTA
- the glnA gene encoding type I glutamate--ammonia ligase; protein product: MPETPQDVLKMIRDEGIKIIDLKFIDLPGIWQHFTIYHDQLEEDSFTDGILFDGSSIRGWKDINESDMAMVPDPKTAWIDPFMQEKTLSMICSIKEPRTGQYYDRDPRAIAQQAVEFLQNSGVGDAAFFGPEPEFFIFDDVRFDQRENECFYSVDSIEGRWNSGREEAGGNLGYKPRYKEGYFPTSPTDSLHDIRTEMLLTMAECGVPVEKHHHEVASGGQGELGFKFAPLVETADNLMTYKYIIKNVAKRYGKTATFMPKPIFNDNGSGMHTHQSIWKNGEPLFWGEGGYANLSKTARHYIGGILQHAPALLAFANPTTNSYKRLVPGFEAPVNLAYSQGNRSAAIRIPITGDKPKAKRLEFRCPDATCNPYLAFAAMLCAGIDGIKNEIEPGDPLDVDIYDLSPEELNKIPSTPASLESALESLSQDRGFLTRSGVFTDDFIDNWIEYKLDNEVNPLRLRPHPYEFALYYDV
- the apcB gene encoding allophycocyanin subunit beta; its protein translation is MRDAVTSLIWDYDVTGRYFDQAAIERLQAYFQSGTDRITAASAINVNAAEIVKSAASQLFDEVPELIRPGGNAYTTRRYSACLRDMDYYLRYASYALVAGDPDVLDERVLEGLRETYNSLGVPIAPTIQGIDIMRRSVKERAQQAGVENTSVVDMPFQHLIRTLSEEDV
- a CDS encoding sugar ABC transporter ATP-binding protein: MASVRVQGLSCRFEGAAAVEDITFEVPDGELWVLVGPSGCGKSTILRAIAGLTPIAAGTLAIGGEAVNGVPARARDVAMVFQNYALYPHMTVAQNLGFGLRMRGCDRATRNRQIDWVAQTLGIGHLLRRKPGQLSGGQQQRVALGRAIARRPRAFLLDEPLSNLDAQLRDETRAELKTLHRQLGITTLYVTHDQLEAMTLADRLVVLERGRIQQLGTPEAVYARPANRTVAAFLGSPPMNLLAATYSQGSLQIGDRGIPVPPALQRALASYAGQRLTVGIRPERLRLADEADPAGDGGLAGWIEVIEPLGREVRLRVRLPAEAGALDLFAPAGWQGYPGDHVNLSFDPGELFAFDGATGARCYPPDLG